One Nicotiana sylvestris chromosome 12, ASM39365v2, whole genome shotgun sequence genomic window carries:
- the LOC138884085 gene encoding uncharacterized protein, with translation MGLRSIRPYAMHRVILQLGRYQNIQHDEDLSWQVIELESKASFPEEKVRRIWHQCKLLGPNTQVRDLSRGKVESSYTAWYGKRSRVHHEPERPAKRPHIQQFTDGAQVQWDWLTKENEYRVTISKLEKQVKELQFENILQAATNEEEKKKLAKENEALRAQIQKMKIVAENPARNAKDEKLIDNMMQKVSDYSFYLNKSESELARARKQLAKNAYERARLVKQLKEKYENEVAGLKKRVISTENKMIKQAKDFKEQNHVAEQTLEARAQQIGCLLQEKGVIKERI, from the exons atgggtcttcggagtatccggCCTTATGCTATGCACAGAGTCATActtcagttaggccgataccagaacATCCAacacgatgaagatttgagtTGGCAGGTCATCGAGTTAGAATCAAAAGCTTCCTTCCCGGAAGAAAAagtgcgtcggatttggcatcagtgcaaattattagggcctaatactcaagtacgagatctatccagaggcaAGGTGGAGTCTAGTTacactgcttggtatggtaaaagatctcgAGTTCATCATGAGCCCGAAAGGCCTGCAAAGAGACCCCATATCCAACAGTTCACCgacggagcacaagtgcaatgggactggttgaccaaagaaaacgagtacagggttaccataagcaaattggaaaaacaagtcaaagaacttcaattcgagaatatcTTGCAAGCCGCGACGaacgaagaagaaaagaaaaagctagccaaagaaaatgaggcccttcgagcccaaattcagaaaatgaaaatagtggCTGAAAACCCCGCCCGaaatgccaaagatgaaaaactcatagataACATGatgcagaaagtgagtgactatagtttttaTTTAAACAAatcagaaagtgaactagccagggctcgaaagcaattggctaaaaatgcatatgaacgagcacgcctggttaagcagttgaaagaaaagtacgaaaATGAGGTtgcgggattaaagaaaagggtcatctccacggaaaacaaaatgatcaaacaggcgaaagacttcaag gagcagaatcatgtggctgagcaaactttggaagctaggGCGCAGCAGATCGggtgtttgttacaagaaaaaggtgtcataaaaGAGAGAATTTGA